DNA sequence from the Pirellulales bacterium genome:
ATTCCAGCGGCACTCCTCTTGCCGCGACGCTCGGGCTCAGTTTGGCCAATTCGCTCTCGCCAAGCACTCCCTTTGCCGCCGGAACCCTCAGCGGTTCCAGCCTACTCGCGTCCAGCGGATCGTCGAGCGGCGCGATCTAGCCGGAGTGATCGAGAATCTGAGTCCATCGGTGTCATCTGTGGATAAAAACTCATACGGTAGTTGTCCACAGAAAACAAAGAGCAGCACAGATACGCCGCCGGCCCTCGATGACTTCGAAGTCGCCTCGCAGTGTGCAGCAGGTACGGAGCGCGCCGCCTCGTTCATGGTGCTTTGCATGTTCACTCGCCGCGGAGCCGGTTGCCGATCGCGCGGACGATGACTAGCAGCGGGCCCATCAGAAGCAGGCAGATGGCGAGCGTGACCGGGATTAGCCAACCCAGGGCGAAGAGTGGCTCGGTCTTTTCCCAAATCTCGGCCCAGCGAACGATTGTCACGAGCGCGGCGAGACAGAGGAATGGCCCGTAGCGGATTTCCGGATCGCGGCGCGAGAGCCATTGCGAGATGCCGATGGCGACCGCGCCAAATGGCGCCAGGAAGAAGATGACCAGGCAGGGCTGCCAGCCGAGAAACGCGCCGATCATGGCCGTCAGCGTCACATCGCCAAATCCCATCGCCTCGCGGCCGAGGATTGCGCTGGCCACGATTCTCACGACCCAGGTCAAGCCGCCGCCGATCGCCATTCCCACGAGCGCCGTCAGCAATCCCTGCCAATGCGCGCCACCGAGATGATGGTGGACGAACACCAGGGCGAGCGTTCCCAGCGCGCCCAGGATCACGAGCCACTTGGTCACCGGATCGCGCACCAGCCGCGCCCAAAACAGCCGAATTGCGACTCGCCAACCCCGGCGCAGGCGCAAAACACGCGTCATCAAGCCAAAGCACCAGATCCACAGGCATCCGATCCCGAGCGCCAACGATAGTCCGCTGCCCCAATTCCAGTCCGCGCGATCAGCGAAGGTAAGGAAGCTCAACCGCGGGTTGGCCAGGCCCAGGCCGTTCGGCCCACGAGCGAATTCAACGACCGGCAAGAGCGATTGCGGCGCGGCCGCCGCCAGCAGCAAACCGATCAGCGTGCCCGGAATCGTAATGCCGTCGGGGATCGTCTTCTCGTCCAAATCGATAAACGAAGCCACGATCATGAAGGCCAGCAGGCAGACGTGAGCGCAAAACTCGATGTGGACTGTAATGAGCGCCGCGCGCGCTAGGCCCTGATTCCCAGGCAGGTCGAGAAACTGGCGGAATTGGTCCGGCAGCAACCCTCGCACGCCGACCTCCCACCAATAGAGCGCCGCGACGAGCGCCCCGGTGAGCAGTTCCAGCACCAGCGGTCGGACCCAAAAGCCGTCGCCATGGAGCGCCGCTTCGCGCCGCAGTCCGAACCAGCCGACCACCGGCAGACGGTCGGTGATCCGCCGCGGCGGCGCGGCCGGCAAGGCCGCTGACCAAGGGCTAATCGAGCGCAACTGGTACGCCAGCCGATAGATGCCCAGATTGAGGAAGCCGCCGAGCCAAATGCCCAATAGGAATAGAACCGCAAGCCGGACGATCAGAGGCGTTTCGAGGATCCAGTTCACGTCGCGGATTGAGTCAAAGGGAGCCTCGTGAGAATCTCGGTTGTCACTTCGGCGGCGGTCTTATTTTCCGTGTCGATTTCGATATCGCGGCACTGGCGGTAGAGCGGCATCCGCTCGGCCAGCAGATGGCGAATTTCGGATAGACCGCCGGCAATCAGATTGGGGCGGCGGGCGTTGGTCGAGGCGTCGGATTCGAGGCGACGGGCGATCGTTTCAGGATCGGCGGTGAGCCAGATGATCGTGGTCCGAGAAAAGGGGTCGGGAGCCTTTTCTCGTGCTATCTCGTCCATATCGCGTCGTTCTGAAAAGGTCCCCGACCCCTTTTCTCGCGCGGGGCGAAGCAATGCTCGGTTCTCGGGCCGCAATACGACGCCTCCGCCGAGCGCGAGCACCGTGCGATCGCGGCCGATCAAGTCGCGCAAGTTCGCTGCCTCAAGATCGCGAAAAGCCGGCTCGCCGTCATCGGCAAAGATCGCGGCGATCGACTTACCGGCATGCAGCTCCAGTTCCACGTCGGCATCGACCCAATCCCACCCCAGCCGCAGCGCAAGCTGCTGAGCGACCGTCGTCTTCCCCGTCCCGCGATAACCGATCAATGCGATGTTCATCTTCAAACTTGTCATTCGCCGACGCGACTTCCCTTGCTTCCGATCTCCGACCGAGTGTTGGAGTTCAGGCTTTAGCGTGCGGGCAGCAGCCTAAAGGCTGAACTCCAACAGCCGGACTTCCGACCTCCATCGTCACACCTTGGCCGCGCCGATCGCGCGCTTGAGCACGTCGCGCATCAATTCCCACGGCGCGTCTTGCCCGGTGAACAGCTTGAATTGCAGGCTGGCCTGTCGAACGAACATTTCGACGCCGGTCACGACAAGGCAACTTTGGCTCCGCGCGTCTTTGATTAACAGCGTGTTCTCCGGATTGTAGACCATGTCGAACACGACCATCGACGGCCGCAGATGGTGCTTCTCGAACGGGGTCTCGTCGAGGAACGGGTGCATTCCAATCGGCGTACAGTTGATCAAGACATCGGGCGATACCGAATAGCGAGAATCCCAGTCGATCGCGCTGCATCCTAGTTGTTCGGAGAGTTGCTCGGCGCGAGAACTCGTGCGGCTGGCGACCACCACCTTCGCATTCCGGCGTTCGAGGCCATAGACCATCGCTCGGGCCGAGCCGCCTGCCCCGAGCACCAGGACGGTCTTGCCGTCGATCGGGCCGCGGTCGTAGGCCGGCGGCTGCATCGCCCGCTCGAGGCTGTCCATCGCGGCGCGAAAATCGGTGTTGTAACCGGTGAGCGATTGTCCCTCGAAGACGACCGTGTTAGCCGCGCCGATCCCCTTCACGGCCGGATCGACCTTAGTCAGTCTGCGGATCACGGCTTCCTTGTGCGGGATAGTCACGCTCAAGCCGCGAATGCCTAACTCGTCGGCCTCGCTCAGAAATTGATCCAAATTCTGGGCCGGCACGCGAAACGGCACATAGACGGCATTCAGCCCAGCCTGGCGAAAGGCGGCATTGTGGACCGGCGGACTGAGGCTGTGCCCGACCGGATCGGCGACGACGCCATAGACCACCGTC
Encoded proteins:
- a CDS encoding prepilin peptidase, with product MNWILETPLIVRLAVLFLLGIWLGGFLNLGIYRLAYQLRSISPWSAALPAAPPRRITDRLPVVGWFGLRREAALHGDGFWVRPLVLELLTGALVAALYWWEVGVRGLLPDQFRQFLDLPGNQGLARAALITVHIEFCAHVCLLAFMIVASFIDLDEKTIPDGITIPGTLIGLLLAAAAPQSLLPVVEFARGPNGLGLANPRLSFLTFADRADWNWGSGLSLALGIGCLWIWCFGLMTRVLRLRRGWRVAIRLFWARLVRDPVTKWLVILGALGTLALVFVHHHLGGAHWQGLLTALVGMAIGGGLTWVVRIVASAILGREAMGFGDVTLTAMIGAFLGWQPCLVIFFLAPFGAVAIGISQWLSRRDPEIRYGPFLCLAALVTIVRWAEIWEKTEPLFALGWLIPVTLAICLLLMGPLLVIVRAIGNRLRGE
- the aroE gene encoding shikimate dehydrogenase, whose amino-acid sequence is MICVSIGRSRHRHVIAEHRHLVEKGAKLVELRLDWIAGDVNLKRLLNERPGPVMIACRREADGGKWAGNEQKRLMLLRTAIAEGVDYIDLEEDIAASIPRFGKTKRVISYHNFRKTPDELSAIHAQLASHDPDVVKLATLANQPHDNLRMLRLVRESKLPTVGFCMGDMGTPSRLLCGQFGSPWTYATFHQERVLAPGQLSFQLMTESYHYDEIDSSTVVYGVVADPVGHSLSPPVHNAAFRQAGLNAVYVPFRVPAQNLDQFLSEADELGIRGLSVTIPHKEAVIRRLTKVDPAVKGIGAANTVVFEGQSLTGYNTDFRAAMDSLERAMQPPAYDRGPIDGKTVLVLGAGGSARAMVYGLERRNAKVVVASRTSSRAEQLSEQLGCSAIDWDSRYSVSPDVLINCTPIGMHPFLDETPFEKHHLRPSMVVFDMVYNPENTLLIKDARSQSCLVVTGVEMFVRQASLQFKLFTGQDAPWELMRDVLKRAIGAAKV
- a CDS encoding shikimate kinase, encoding MNIALIGYRGTGKTTVAQQLALRLGWDWVDADVELELHAGKSIAAIFADDGEPAFRDLEAANLRDLIGRDRTVLALGGGVVLRPENRALLRPAREKGSGTFSERRDMDEIAREKAPDPFSRTTIIWLTADPETIARRLESDASTNARRPNLIAGGLSEIRHLLAERMPLYRQCRDIEIDTENKTAAEVTTEILTRLPLTQSAT